The Diaphorobacter ruginosibacter genome contains a region encoding:
- a CDS encoding MFS transporter: MSSTSSPVMPPSLLREGVSTWVATLVACLCAFMVVMDGAIVSVALPAMRDDLGLSAEQLQWVVDIYLLLLGGFMLLAARASDIYGRRNVLLWGLALFTGACLMGGLAQSGAVLLIARAVQGFGAAALATSPLAVIVAAHPRGASQDRAIGCWAACAAMGSAFGVVIGGVLTSLVDWRWVMFVNVPLGLILFVTVMFSLSPLHPDTPRDKLDMPGAITVTLSLASFLYAISQSVHAGWSDKIVFSAMVFALVMFLAFLVREVRAEQPLIQFGIFRLRNVPIGMVMVAGLGAILTASAFFLSLALQRIDGRNALETGLALLPMAVALAIAAMASRSLRDAGFTRLPLIGGLIAAAGLIWLYWLPMHPVYATELLLPTLLVGAGNGLVMMSATQAVLAGVPRQDSGLVAGLQNTSRQLGGAIGIAILASVAHGVTMTHLTAGEMLQVAELAGYHMAFLIAGLVSIVSALASLLLNRTSTSSS, translated from the coding sequence ATGTCTTCCACCTCTTCACCAGTAATGCCTCCGTCGCTTTTACGCGAGGGGGTTTCAACTTGGGTTGCCACCCTGGTAGCCTGCCTATGCGCCTTCATGGTCGTGATGGACGGCGCTATCGTGAGTGTCGCGCTCCCTGCAATGAGAGATGACCTGGGGCTGTCTGCGGAACAGCTGCAATGGGTCGTCGATATCTACCTTTTGCTGCTTGGTGGGTTCATGCTGCTGGCGGCTCGCGCCAGTGATATCTACGGTCGGCGAAACGTGTTGCTATGGGGCTTGGCGTTGTTCACTGGCGCCTGCCTGATGGGCGGCTTGGCGCAATCAGGCGCAGTTCTGCTGATCGCTCGCGCAGTGCAAGGATTTGGTGCCGCAGCGCTGGCAACGTCACCGTTGGCTGTGATCGTGGCTGCTCATCCCCGTGGAGCCAGTCAAGATCGAGCGATTGGTTGTTGGGCAGCGTGTGCTGCGATGGGATCTGCTTTCGGGGTGGTCATCGGCGGTGTGCTGACCAGCTTGGTCGATTGGCGCTGGGTCATGTTCGTCAATGTACCACTTGGCTTGATTCTGTTCGTGACGGTCATGTTCAGCCTGAGCCCACTGCATCCGGATACGCCAAGGGACAAACTGGACATGCCAGGAGCCATCACGGTGACACTGTCGTTGGCATCATTTCTTTACGCCATCTCGCAATCGGTTCATGCGGGTTGGAGCGACAAGATCGTATTCAGCGCAATGGTTTTTGCGCTGGTAATGTTCCTGGCTTTCCTCGTCAGGGAGGTTCGCGCCGAGCAGCCACTGATCCAGTTTGGCATCTTCAGATTGCGCAATGTTCCTATCGGAATGGTCATGGTCGCGGGCCTTGGCGCAATTCTTACGGCGTCGGCGTTCTTTCTGTCTTTGGCACTACAGCGCATAGATGGCCGCAACGCACTGGAAACGGGCTTGGCGCTATTACCGATGGCTGTTGCCCTGGCAATCGCGGCCATGGCTTCCCGTTCTCTGCGTGATGCCGGTTTCACCCGTTTGCCGCTGATTGGGGGCTTGATCGCGGCAGCGGGGTTGATCTGGCTTTATTGGCTGCCCATGCATCCGGTGTATGCGACCGAATTGCTGCTGCCAACCTTGTTGGTCGGCGCAGGTAACGGCTTGGTGATGATGAGCGCGACCCAGGCCGTGCTGGCTGGCGTTCCGCGTCAGGATTCTGGATTGGTAGCAGGTTTGCAAAACACGTCACGTCAATTGGGGGGGGCCATTGGCATTGCCATCCTGGCTTCTGTGGCTCATGGCGTAACCATGACTCACCTGACGGCTGGCGAGATGCTGCAAGTTGCTGAACTGGCCGGATATCACATGGCATTCCTGATCGCGGGACTGGTCAGCATCGTCTCTGCGCTGGCTTCGCTGCTGCTAAATCGTACGTCTACCTCAAGCAGCTAG
- a CDS encoding PASTA domain-containing protein gives MKLTTCAALLMAVALAGCTDRARDHVSTLVERAKSVFGSKDTKEPAPATSDLLTQLISWNAIGMNLAYVQQRAGPAIRSEDHRHHYMAKGCQLVLGSDQQDKAIRSVQVALSPECDVDVGGLLGMSRLQPLNTLTFGAFDEATGSGQYLADCLRDCGNAYVPNVYLVAQGSRALQFRQVMLTAELAADPAMEAAGQWADAMAAKESEDWVERDLGFNCQPQKYRDAAEQALRTVKPKFFSFGDELEFPKCPTAEAAANSEPKAGALTVPNGMVMVPQLAGLCDMDYDKRLRAAGLKANEVSIHGPEDEDFKGYGCAYRITPAPGNTVPPGSTVTYRSAWEAG, from the coding sequence ATGAAACTGACAACATGCGCCGCCTTACTCATGGCCGTAGCCCTGGCGGGATGCACGGACCGTGCACGAGATCACGTCTCTACTTTGGTCGAGCGCGCCAAATCGGTCTTTGGCTCCAAGGACACCAAAGAGCCAGCGCCAGCGACGTCGGACTTGCTCACCCAACTGATCTCCTGGAATGCCATCGGCATGAATTTGGCATATGTGCAGCAAAGGGCAGGGCCCGCTATTCGGTCCGAAGACCACCGACATCACTACATGGCCAAAGGTTGTCAATTGGTGCTGGGGAGCGATCAACAGGACAAAGCCATACGCTCGGTCCAGGTGGCACTCTCGCCGGAGTGTGATGTGGACGTTGGTGGGTTGCTGGGCATGTCTCGGCTGCAACCACTCAATACTCTGACCTTCGGGGCGTTTGATGAAGCCACGGGCTCAGGGCAGTACCTGGCAGACTGTCTTCGGGACTGCGGCAATGCTTATGTTCCCAATGTCTACCTGGTCGCGCAAGGGAGCAGGGCGTTGCAGTTCAGGCAGGTGATGCTTACTGCTGAACTGGCAGCGGATCCGGCCATGGAGGCAGCAGGGCAGTGGGCTGACGCCATGGCGGCGAAGGAATCTGAAGATTGGGTGGAGAGAGATCTGGGGTTCAACTGCCAGCCCCAGAAATACCGGGATGCGGCGGAGCAGGCGCTGCGCACTGTCAAACCCAAGTTCTTCAGCTTTGGGGACGAGTTGGAGTTCCCCAAATGTCCAACGGCAGAGGCGGCAGCAAATAGCGAACCGAAGGCAGGGGCATTGACTGTCCCCAACGGCATGGTCATGGTCCCGCAGCTAGCAGGACTGTGCGATATGGACTACGACAAGCGGCTACGCGCTGCAGGTCTGAAAGCGAACGAGGTCTCCATCCATGGACCCGAGGACGAGGACTTCAAGGGCTATGGGTGTGCCTACCGCATCACGCCCGCTCCAGGCAATACGGTGCCGCCCGGCTCGACGGTGACCTATCGCAGTGCATGGGAGGCTGGATGA
- a CDS encoding DUF2628 domain-containing protein, producing the protein MQEKYNVVLSGKHPAADAHQVAQKLATLFKCMPEQAGRLLSQPCCVVKKDVTAEVADKYKRAIESTGAQCIIQLVPQDAPLDFDVVPVLSADPVPASSSPSVSAGGVGMQVSSAVAADAIQAPAAVTTPVSAPVAPPTVTSAPAMQPRSAAASSLPRQEAIQIFVGKNHGYFERKWKEAAQRKHQLSWNWAAFLVGFGWIGYRKMYLYSWIFMGVVAAELIAELAIGVPSSIASSINLGIAIGFGLKGNAWYQQHVNQRVDQILASHEPEQARIELARQGSTNIGAAVGFVAALLVLLGMIGVIAEG; encoded by the coding sequence ATGCAAGAGAAATACAACGTTGTGCTGAGCGGGAAGCACCCTGCAGCAGATGCACACCAAGTGGCGCAAAAGCTCGCGACCCTCTTCAAGTGCATGCCCGAGCAGGCAGGTCGTTTGCTGTCGCAACCATGCTGTGTGGTCAAGAAGGATGTGACGGCAGAAGTTGCTGACAAGTACAAGCGGGCCATTGAGAGCACGGGCGCCCAATGCATCATCCAGTTGGTCCCTCAGGACGCGCCGTTGGACTTTGATGTGGTGCCCGTTCTCTCAGCTGATCCCGTTCCTGCATCCTCATCGCCGTCCGTTTCTGCTGGTGGAGTTGGAATGCAAGTCTCTTCTGCAGTTGCTGCTGACGCCATTCAGGCGCCCGCAGCGGTAACTACTCCTGTATCTGCTCCTGTTGCACCTCCAACTGTCACCTCCGCGCCGGCAATGCAACCACGATCTGCTGCAGCTTCATCATTGCCCCGCCAGGAGGCCATCCAGATCTTTGTTGGCAAGAACCATGGCTACTTCGAGCGCAAGTGGAAGGAGGCAGCGCAGCGCAAGCACCAACTGTCCTGGAACTGGGCTGCCTTTCTGGTCGGCTTTGGCTGGATAGGGTATCGCAAGATGTATCTCTATTCCTGGATCTTCATGGGCGTAGTGGCTGCTGAGCTGATTGCAGAACTTGCCATTGGCGTTCCCAGTTCCATTGCGAGCAGCATCAACCTAGGTATTGCGATTGGCTTTGGCCTCAAGGGCAATGCCTGGTACCAGCAGCATGTGAATCAGCGGGTGGACCAGATCCTGGCATCTCATGAACCCGAGCAGGCCCGCATCGAACTGGCCCGGCAGGGTAGTACCAACATCGGCGCAGCCGTCGGCTTTGTGGCCGCGCTGCTTGTCTTGCTCGGAATGATCGGCGTCATTGCGGAAGGTTGA
- a CDS encoding helix-turn-helix domain-containing protein — protein sequence MRLKRVEKGWSQERLALECELDRTYVSAVERSRWNVSPANIERIAQALDVKAWTLIKPPETHS from the coding sequence GTGCGCCTCAAACGCGTCGAGAAAGGCTGGTCGCAGGAGCGCCTGGCACTGGAATGCGAATTGGACAGGACGTACGTATCAGCCGTGGAGCGATCGCGCTGGAATGTGTCGCCGGCCAATATCGAGCGCATCGCGCAAGCGCTGGATGTGAAGGCCTGGACATTGATCAAGCCGCCGGAGACGCACTCGTAG
- a CDS encoding phage capsid protein produces MIKGLMMTPPVVGRISIGKVIERNGKRLPEKDDEFTITTQVQSRRGWVLHPMDAILRAEITHRALMTTGVEVTELQALPPEFQDAPKPPKQTLQDKLARRARATQLSQATKGDSEQGTNLEQKTMTEVDSLADGNAPAHAHAAKPKLRSIPIRVLFNDPALNLRANYTLFDRATARPLCVGDGQTCKRMTGKGIEASPCEGPDLCALAIEGGCKPFGRFHMRIDHPDNQADAMSTFVLRTTGINSLRTLMTRMQYLQAASGGLLAYLPLELRLRAKSTAMSHRTPIYYVDLGIRNGMPLDAAISQAAQAADYAQKVGHDQEALEQAAREGYALGLFEELEQEATEIVQEFYPAAAEPTGQRMHLKEVRQPARGRGKQHG; encoded by the coding sequence ATGATCAAAGGACTGATGATGACGCCCCCTGTGGTGGGGCGCATCTCCATCGGCAAGGTCATCGAGCGCAATGGCAAGCGATTGCCGGAGAAAGATGACGAATTCACCATCACCACCCAGGTCCAAAGCCGCAGGGGCTGGGTACTACATCCGATGGATGCCATCCTGCGCGCGGAGATCACCCACCGGGCATTGATGACAACAGGCGTGGAAGTGACGGAGTTGCAAGCCCTGCCTCCAGAGTTCCAAGATGCACCGAAACCGCCGAAACAGACTTTGCAGGACAAGCTTGCCAGACGGGCGCGAGCAACACAATTATCTCAGGCTACGAAGGGAGATAGCGAGCAAGGCACCAACCTGGAGCAGAAGACGATGACGGAGGTTGACAGCCTTGCCGATGGCAATGCGCCAGCCCATGCCCACGCTGCCAAACCCAAGCTGCGCAGTATCCCCATCCGTGTGCTGTTCAACGACCCGGCACTGAACCTGCGGGCCAACTACACCTTGTTCGACCGGGCAACGGCGCGGCCCCTCTGTGTGGGAGATGGGCAGACCTGCAAGCGGATGACAGGCAAGGGCATCGAAGCTAGCCCTTGCGAAGGCCCGGACCTGTGTGCACTCGCTATTGAAGGCGGGTGCAAGCCGTTCGGCCGATTCCATATGCGCATTGACCATCCGGACAACCAGGCGGACGCCATGAGCACCTTTGTGCTGCGCACCACCGGGATCAACTCCCTGCGCACCTTGATGACCCGCATGCAGTACCTGCAAGCGGCCAGTGGCGGATTGCTGGCATATCTCCCACTGGAGCTGCGCCTGCGCGCCAAGTCCACGGCCATGTCGCACCGCACGCCGATCTACTACGTGGATCTGGGTATCCGAAATGGAATGCCGCTCGACGCAGCCATCAGCCAGGCAGCGCAGGCTGCGGACTATGCGCAGAAGGTCGGCCACGACCAGGAAGCGTTGGAGCAAGCAGCCAGAGAAGGCTATGCGCTGGGCTTGTTTGAGGAACTGGAGCAGGAGGCGACGGAGATCGTTCAGGAGTTTTATCCAGCAGCAGCGGAACCCACGGGGCAGAGGATGCATTTGAAGGAGGTGCGTCAACCCGCGAGAGGGCGAGGCAAGCAGCATGGCTGA
- a CDS encoding YqaJ viral recombinase family protein: MPREIWLDVRRQGIGSSDAAAAVGLNPYQSQLELWMHKTGKGHLLPTVDPNDETSPMYWGTLLEPIVAAHYTKRTGNKVRRVNAVLGHPQMPWMLANIDREVVGASDVQILECKTAGINGAKLWRDGVPEYIQLQVMHQLAVTGKKAADVAVLICGQELQIHRIKRDETMITQLMALEAQFWERVQSGQAPDADASDSAAVALRSLYPQDSGDTLDLSEDESVCSAFAKLLHVRKLLQDWEAQEALLKHQIQQRMGAASYATFPGGSVSWKRSKDGKAFNTAAFEKDHPDLAKAYTSAKAGSRRFLLQEAC, translated from the coding sequence ATGCCGCGCGAGATCTGGCTGGATGTGCGTCGCCAAGGCATCGGCAGCTCCGACGCTGCGGCGGCCGTAGGGCTCAACCCCTACCAGTCCCAACTGGAGTTGTGGATGCACAAGACCGGCAAGGGCCATCTCTTGCCGACCGTGGATCCCAACGACGAGACCAGCCCCATGTACTGGGGCACCTTGCTCGAGCCTATCGTCGCCGCCCACTACACCAAACGCACCGGCAACAAGGTGCGCCGGGTCAATGCTGTCCTGGGCCATCCCCAGATGCCCTGGATGCTCGCCAACATCGACCGGGAAGTGGTGGGAGCTTCCGATGTCCAGATCCTCGAATGCAAGACCGCAGGCATCAACGGTGCCAAGCTCTGGAGAGATGGCGTTCCGGAATACATCCAACTGCAGGTCATGCACCAACTGGCCGTGACGGGCAAGAAGGCGGCCGATGTAGCGGTCCTGATCTGTGGGCAGGAGTTGCAGATCCACCGCATCAAGCGCGATGAAACCATGATCACCCAATTGATGGCCTTGGAGGCGCAGTTCTGGGAGAGGGTGCAGTCTGGACAGGCGCCCGATGCAGATGCGTCGGACAGCGCAGCAGTTGCGTTGCGCAGTCTGTATCCCCAAGACAGCGGTGACACCTTGGATCTGTCCGAGGACGAGAGTGTTTGCAGTGCATTTGCCAAGCTACTTCACGTCCGAAAGCTCCTGCAGGACTGGGAAGCCCAGGAGGCATTGCTGAAGCACCAGATCCAGCAGCGCATGGGGGCGGCATCGTACGCGACCTTCCCTGGTGGCTCGGTGAGCTGGAAACGCTCCAAGGACGGCAAGGCATTCAACACCGCTGCCTTCGAGAAAGACCATCCTGACCTAGCCAAGGCCTATACGAGCGCCAAAGCCGGATCACGGAGATTCCTGCTGCAGGAGGCGTGCTGA
- a CDS encoding DUF932 domain-containing protein, which yields MSHLVETMAYAGQTPWHQLGNHLPRKQSLDVWAQAAGMQWQILETPVRYLAADSSDASSAMYAEPMEFPDQKVLYRSDTKAPLSVVSNRYQVVQPRDVLEFYRDLTEVAGYELETAGVLKAGRKFWALARTGKSAALKGDDVVHGYLLLATSCDGTLATVAMPTTVRVVCNNTLAIALQGATNAVKVSHSTRFDAQAVKRQLGIAVGQWDSFMYQMRTLAERKVKSHEAMNFFLKVLCTSDKPGIGGAGQSTGLTNERALQKAQMLFDGHGRGATLSAAQGTAWGLLCSITEYVDHERRARSQDNRLDSAWFGVGAAVKQRALEHALQLVA from the coding sequence ATGTCCCATCTCGTCGAAACCATGGCCTATGCAGGCCAGACCCCCTGGCACCAACTGGGCAACCACCTGCCTCGCAAGCAATCTCTGGATGTCTGGGCGCAAGCCGCAGGCATGCAGTGGCAGATTCTCGAAACGCCTGTGCGCTATCTGGCGGCCGACAGCTCGGATGCGTCGTCTGCCATGTATGCCGAGCCCATGGAGTTCCCGGACCAGAAGGTGCTCTACCGCAGCGACACCAAGGCACCACTGTCAGTGGTCAGCAACCGCTACCAGGTGGTGCAACCCCGCGATGTGCTGGAGTTCTACCGGGATCTTACAGAGGTCGCCGGTTATGAACTGGAGACAGCCGGAGTACTCAAGGCGGGTCGCAAGTTCTGGGCTTTGGCCCGGACTGGCAAATCAGCGGCCCTTAAGGGTGATGACGTCGTCCATGGCTACCTGCTCTTGGCAACCTCCTGTGACGGGACCTTGGCCACGGTCGCCATGCCCACCACCGTACGGGTGGTCTGCAACAACACTCTGGCGATTGCCCTGCAGGGAGCAACCAACGCCGTGAAGGTCTCCCACTCCACCCGTTTCGATGCCCAGGCCGTCAAACGCCAGTTGGGAATTGCCGTCGGCCAATGGGACTCCTTCATGTACCAGATGCGCACCTTGGCAGAGCGCAAGGTCAAGAGCCACGAGGCCATGAACTTCTTCCTGAAGGTGCTTTGCACGTCAGACAAACCCGGTATCGGCGGAGCAGGGCAGTCTACGGGTCTGACCAATGAGCGGGCCTTGCAGAAGGCGCAAATGCTCTTTGACGGCCACGGGCGCGGCGCCACCCTGTCAGCAGCCCAGGGGACGGCCTGGGGCTTGCTCTGTTCCATCACCGAGTACGTGGACCACGAACGCCGGGCTCGCAGCCAGGACAACCGCCTGGACAGTGCCTGGTTCGGTGTGGGGGCTGCGGTCAAGCAGCGTGCACTGGAGCATGCCTTGCAACTGGTGGCCTGA
- a CDS encoding IS3 family transposase (programmed frameshift): protein MTPQRTRRTFDTTFKRQVIKMIKDQGIPVSQVCRDLNLVDSAVRRWLAQHEGECNGKLTGAMPLTPEQQRIRQLERENQRLKGDVELLKKAFGFLRPGYEVIQTLITHMREKAAIARLCPLLGISRSGFYAARSRLSRPRIVSMQETQLQAAFADSAQTYGSRRLSKAMQARGFAMGRYRTRTLMRRLELRARWSRKFRHTTDSRHDLPVADNVLNRHFNPDAINKAWVSDITYIRTASGWLYLAAVLDLHSRKVVGWSMSPSMPADLVCSALQMAITLRQPPKGLIVHSDRGSQYASAAHSELLRRNHCIASMSRKGNCWDTTVMERFLLNLKMERVWRRQYANHTEAIADIADYIVNFYNARRLHSALGYRSPVEYEQAST, encoded by the exons ATGACACCACAACGCACCCGCAGAACCTTCGACACCACCTTCAAGCGGCAGGTCATCAAGATGATCAAGGACCAAGGCATTCCTGTGTCTCAGGTCTGCCGAGATCTGAACTTGGTGGACAGCGCAGTGCGCCGCTGGCTTGCCCAGCACGAGGGCGAGTGCAACGGCAAGCTCACGGGCGCAATGCCGCTGACGCCGGAGCAGCAGCGCATCCGTCAGCTTGAGCGCGAGAATCAACGTTTGAAGGGGGACGTTGAGCTGTTAAAAAAAGCGT TCGGCTTTCTTCGCCCAGGCTATGAAGTGATACAGACACTGATCACTCATATGCGCGAGAAAGCCGCCATCGCCCGTCTGTGTCCGCTGCTTGGCATCAGTCGCTCAGGCTTCTATGCAGCACGCAGCAGACTCTCGCGTCCTCGCATTGTGAGCATGCAGGAAACGCAATTGCAGGCAGCTTTTGCAGACAGTGCCCAGACCTACGGAAGTCGCAGACTGAGCAAAGCCATGCAGGCACGTGGCTTTGCCATGGGCAGGTATCGCACGCGCACATTGATGAGGCGCCTGGAGCTGCGTGCGCGCTGGAGCCGCAAGTTTCGTCACACCACCGACAGTAGGCATGACCTGCCGGTGGCAGACAACGTGCTGAATCGTCACTTCAATCCGGATGCCATCAACAAGGCCTGGGTGAGCGACATCACCTACATCCGCACGGCCAGCGGCTGGCTGTATCTGGCTGCGGTTCTGGACCTGCATTCGCGCAAGGTGGTGGGTTGGTCGATGTCACCGAGCATGCCTGCCGACCTGGTCTGCAGTGCACTGCAGATGGCCATCACGCTGCGCCAACCACCCAAGGGCTTGATAGTGCACAGTGATCGCGGCAGCCAGTACGCCAGCGCCGCGCACAGCGAATTGCTGAGGCGCAACCACTGCATCGCCAGCATGAGCCGCAAAGGAAATTGTTGGGACACCACAGTTATGGAGCGTTTCCTCCTGAACCTGAAGATGGAGCGCGTGTGGCGGCGTCAATATGCCAACCATACCGAGGCCATCGCGGATATTGCTGATTACATCGTCAACTTCTACAACGCACGCAGGTTGCACTCCGCATTGGGCTACCGAAGCCCTGTGGAATACGAACAGGCCAGTACCTAA
- a CDS encoding IPTL-CTERM sorting domain-containing protein: MTDSSATPRTITVALPLTINPAPLALSTTSLAPATIGTPYTQTIVATGGVAPYAWSATGLPADLTIDPATGIISGTPTAAGTSQVTVTVTDDAGQVKSAQFTIVVDQLDLTVSTQTLPGGQVGQAYNASIVVAGGVPPYSFTLTGDLPEGLILNPTTGAITGTPTKAQTSTFSVTIEDSTLLPQSAMAKAAVHSVTQSFSITVAAAPVVAAPTPVPTLGEWGVIALSSLLAMFGLARSRRRQG; this comes from the coding sequence GTGACTGACAGCAGTGCGACACCGCGCACAATCACCGTGGCCCTGCCCCTGACCATCAACCCAGCTCCCTTGGCCCTGAGCACCACGAGCTTGGCGCCGGCAACCATAGGCACGCCCTACACTCAGACAATTGTTGCAACTGGTGGCGTTGCGCCCTACGCCTGGTCGGCCACCGGACTCCCTGCAGACCTGACGATCGACCCGGCAACCGGCATCATCAGCGGAACGCCGACGGCGGCAGGAACATCGCAGGTCACTGTCACAGTCACGGATGACGCAGGCCAGGTCAAGAGCGCCCAGTTCACCATCGTCGTGGATCAGCTCGATTTGACTGTGTCCACCCAGACCCTGCCAGGCGGGCAGGTTGGCCAAGCGTACAACGCGAGCATCGTGGTGGCAGGCGGCGTGCCCCCGTACTCGTTCACGCTCACCGGCGACCTGCCTGAAGGGCTGATCCTGAACCCGACGACCGGAGCCATTACCGGTACGCCGACCAAGGCCCAGACCAGCACGTTCAGCGTCACCATTGAGGACAGCACTCTCCTGCCGCAATCTGCGATGGCCAAGGCCGCCGTGCACAGCGTCACGCAGAGCTTCAGCATCACCGTGGCCGCTGCGCCTGTAGTGGCCGCGCCGACACCGGTGCCGACTCTCGGTGAATGGGGCGTGATCGCACTGTCATCGCTGCTCGCTATGTTCGGGCTGGCGCGAAGCCGACGCCGTCAAGGCTGA